A section of the Xiphias gladius isolate SHS-SW01 ecotype Sanya breed wild chromosome 8, ASM1685928v1, whole genome shotgun sequence genome encodes:
- the si:ch211-216l23.2 gene encoding nuclear receptor coactivator 5: MSSWAKSSAAARRPPANPNGSAQQLRLFRRAAPYPTREERTEELKDALDSYEELEQMQNFSGSVKYEGYKHQPNAKQEGCTPADRRKALYQKFYRQVQEERKPPDCVVLSVTNQCLDYPKSLSQCLQERGLSVEMLYLQAESGLTRALQDVRADGSPLCILVEQTNIALSSCTVIIFSESLKIHRNMPKDQAMDFVVAEYSRGLLKERPPRDPADIAAQASQLLDDFLDREKIERHSVPSETRQHLMLLAEGVHLYPEELETISEYVRSRQEHIQASNIEGERGNMLPPGLGKPPPLLPTPPGPPQPQSAAGGGPMGDHSPPPPAPLLPSPGSYPKTKPPPLLSLHRPPGPSLGAAASRGPPSSHNPYGALALSRGPLLHHPPPYHPGPRGPHGTRGAPPSLKSSRPPLLSAPGPPLPRPSGPRH, from the exons ATGTCGTCTTGGGCGAAATCATCCGCAGCTGCCCGGCGGCCACCAGCTAACCCAAATGGAAG TGCTCAACAATTGCGTCTGTTTCGGAGAGCAGCGCCTTATCCcaccagagaggagaggaccGAAGAGCTCAAGGATGCTCTGGACAG TTATGAAGAACTAGAACAAATGCAAAACTTCAGTGGAAGTGTAAAGTATGAGGGGTACAAGCATCAGCCAAATG CAAAGCAAGAGGGCTGCACTCCAGCAGACAGACGTAAAGCCCTGTATCAGAAGTTCTACAGACAggtgcaggaggagaggaagccGCCCGACTGCGTGGTCCTCTCTGTCACCAACCAGTGCCT GGATTACCCCAAATCGCTAAGCCAGTGCTTGCAGGAGCGTGGCCTGTCAGTGGAAATGCTCTACCTTCAGGCGGAATCAGGCCTGACCCGGGCCCTGCAGGATGTCCGAGCAGACGGCTCCCCGTTATGTATTCTGGTGGAGCAGACAAACATAGCTCTGTCCTCCTGCACTGTTATCATATTCTCAGAATCCCTCAAAA TCCATCGCAACATGCCCAAAGACCAGGCCATGGACTTTGTTGTGGCCGAGTACAGTCGCGGACTCCTCAAAGAGCGCCCACCGAGGGACCCCGCAGACATTGCAGCGCAGGCATCGCAGCTGCTGGATGACTTTCTAGATCGAGAAAAGATTGAACGCCACAGTGTTCCCTCTGAAACACGCCAGCACCTCATGCTGTTAGCTGAGGGGGTGCATCTCTACCCCGAGGAACTGGAAACAATCTCAGAGTATGTCCGTTCCCGGCAGGAGCACATACAAG CCTCCAACATTGAGGGGGAGCGAGGGAACATGTTGCCTCCAGGACTGGGCAAACCACCTCCTCTGCTCCCTACTCCACCTGGGCCCCCTCAACCTCAGTCTGCAGCTGGAGGGGGGCCCATGGGGGACCattctccacctccacctgcacCTCTCTTGCCTTCACCAG gttCTTATCCCAAAACCAAACCTCCTCCGCTGCTGTCCTTGCATCGGCCTCCTGGTCCATCACTAGGAGCCGCAGCTTCACGAGGCCCCCCATCCTCACACAACCCCTATGGTGCTCTCGCTCTGTCACGTGGGCCCCTACTCCACCATCCTCCTCCATACCATCCAGGCCCCAGGGGCCCGCACGGTACTAGAGGAGCCCCTCCTTCCCTAAAGAGTTCCCGTCCTCCACTTCTCTCTGCTCCAG GTCCCCCTCTTCCACGACCGAGTGGCCCCCGACACTAG